The window tgttagcatgctaacgtttgctgattagcactaaacacacagtacagatGAGCCTGGTCTGGGAACGTCAGCAGCTTTGCAAGTGTTTCCTCACAAACCAAAGAATTGGACATATTGAAATTTAGACCCGATGATGGCGCAAGAATGAAAAGTTAAGGGGTTATTAcaatttatcctctggggactcCAAATGTCTattaaatttcatggcaatccatccaatcatGTTTAAGATATTTATAGACCAAAGCAGAACTATCTGCAGAGCCCTGCAGCGAGCACggctaaaaaaagaaatgtctgtaTTGCATGTAGGAAATTTAAGATAAACCGACTCTTTTACATTATAATCCTGTATCAGTGGGCGAAATAACACCCGGTGGAGTCTCTTGCCTTACTTTTATCTGTATCACAGAAAGGGGGAGGTAGGTGTTACCTCCCACGTAGAAACAATGGACAAGTGTTTAAATATTGACTCTGGCTGTGGAAgagacacatttatttcagtCTCACCTCGGGTCAAGGCTGAACcttgactgtgtgtttgctctgcctCTGTTATGCTGATCTTGGCCGTTTTCCCGCAACTATCTGAGCGTGGCGATCGTTTTCTTACTCTTACGGAAAAAGGGATTTTATTAAgaagtgtgttttgaaatgcaAGCTCTGGAGTCGGCGGCTGCAGTTGTGACACGCGGCATCAGGAGCTCAGCTCTGTGGGTTCAGTTATACAAAAAGGCGTACATTCATATTCTGAACACAGTGTTAGACTAGTTTAATTGTGTGGTGTCCTAAAATGAATATAATGAGGAAAAACGGAAATCAGATTGGCCCCAAAATGGAAACCCATAGTAAACCAAGAATGCCCCCAAAATGGAGGCAGACAAAATAAGTGCTTATAATAATAACTCCAACACAAAAAAGGGCCATGCAGAAGCAATAGAGCAACAACTGCCAGGCTCACATAACAAGAATCAAAGTTTTTAAGTGTCAATGCTTCTCTAATCAACTTCATGAGTATAAATCTTTCTAGATTTGTGCGATTTTCTAcactcaaacaaacataaacagtgttactatgaggaagaaaaaaagtaaaCTAAGAGCATGTTTGGCATCTGAGCTCTGCTGGTTAGACAAAGGCAGAGGGATAAGCAGTgcaggagaaaaggagaggcgTACAGCAGGGGGGGATTTCTCCCGCAGAGAGCCAGCacagactgaaagaaaaaaaaaaatacacgaTTGGCACGAGACCACATGCCTGCACCCATCCCATGCTTTCAGTTTCCACAGTGGTTAACAAGCGAGCACGTCAGACAAAAAGACCAGACAATTAGATCACAAGGAAGGCCGGGGTAAGTCATTTGTTTCCAATAAAGGGAGACTGGCACACAAAAGTTTAGGGGGCAAGTGTTGACGGTCCAGAGGTTAGAGGGTCAAGTGAGGAGGGGTGGGTGGGAGGTCAGGCGGGTTTCAGTTCATCGGCGCCTCCTGGGTGGGCGAGCCTTCCGGCTGGCCGAGCAAGGAGTCGGTGGCGGGACTGCCGTCGTCCCGGTCGTTGGGGGTGGTGGCGGACGCAGATGGACTCATCTTGGTCTGAAACACGGTGATGAGAAAAAGCGAGGAAGGACAATAAAATGACCAGCTCGCACAAGTTAACCATGTGATTTatacacaaagcaaacaaacaaatagaaacTCTGTTAAAATCTGTGCTAACATATTCCAAACTCAAGGCTCGCTTTCTGAAcataaaaagtaatttaaaggTGAAGTCCTATTTTTAGTGAAAGGGTGATGTTTACAGGATAATGCACAGACCACCTGACCAGACTGACCGACTTCACTCAGCTGctaaaaacatcagtaaaaaaacacatttgtgcacaAATATAATGGAGCTCAACTGGTGCCACTTCCTGAAAACATTCCTGGTGGATCTTTAAGTCCTAATAATCATTAGTTCAAGGTCCGAGGCAGGATTCTGTGCACAGTCCTGGGCTTTAACACGCTGCCTTCTGTCTGAAAGTGTGGCCGACAGTCCTGTTTTTAATCAGTTACCTTCAAAGTCTCCACTTTCTCCCCGAATGTCTTGAAAGTTGGTGCGTTcctgtgacagaaaaagacacaagttACCAGATCATAGCTCGACCTGCAGCATTTGAACATATCTCGCACGCTTTTACACCCCGCCAGACAAGATGCAGACAAGTCGCTGTAGGCGCAGGATGTCCACTGTATTCACACCTTTAGAGGACATGTTATCTGATACTCAGCACAGACAATGCAGGATTTTCTAAAGTGACCCCATTCTATTCTGCTCTACTGAAACGGTGCTAAGAGGTGTTGAGTTGCATGAAAACATAATCGAGAGAAAGCAGAGTGGACGGGATGAGGTGGCAGTCAACAAGTTCCTCTAAAATACCAGTGAAGAGAAGTTAATGTGACTataaatttatgttttttagcAAAACAAACCCTCAAAATACAGTGGTCAGCTAACctaaatatgaatgttttctgGTTGAGTTAAGTCTTCTCTGATAGGAAACTAAATCTCTTCAGGTTTTGAATTGTTGGAGCCACATGAAGAAactttatagaccaaacaactgcTTATTTAGTCGATTAATCAGTCAATGATTCACAAACCGATTGGTAGTGAAAAGAATAACTCGCAGCTCTGATCTCACACATCCAGACCTACAGATCAAAGATTTGGAGAAACTGAGCACACATTGCTTAGAAAGAGAGCGACAGTGATGGTTATATCATGTCCATACTTCAAACCAGTGGACACACTGGACAGAACTTATTTCTACTCTGTCAGAAGCCAACCAGAGGAGCCGTTTCTGAAGGTGTGAGTATTCCTGATTCACGGCTAATCGATGGCGCCTCAGCTTTCCATATTTTTGACAAGCTGTAAGCTTTGATGAAACAGAGGTCTGTCTAGGCGAGATTATTAAAGCTGCAGCGTCACTGATCGCCGATTAAACACCTCTTAGTGATGATCGCACACTTAAGACCTTTCTATACAATCCataacatgcaaatacacaacCAAAGTGTGAGAGGGCACCACTGTGTGCCagtcacatgaacacaaaccAGTGTGGGTCCCCTTACCTCATGACAGGCATACTAGCTGAGTGCTGCAATGAGCGCATGCTATCCGACAGCATTATGGAGAAGAAAGGGGGCGTTAGTGGTCATCTTAGTGCGGTGCAGTTTtacacagagagaacaagagaacaaaagagacagagaagcacacatacagtacaaccCCTCATTTATTCCTCTATATGTTCAATGAGCGGGTATTCTAAGTGCTTAAATCCTATAAATCCTGCTTTATCCAATTAAGATCGATTGTGTATTAACACAGTGGGTGTGTGCTAATCCTATATATCATGGGGGAATATCTtgtcatcaaacacacacacacacacacacacaaaattagcacaaagcatgcacacacacacataaacacacacacactcacacacgcccTTTGACCCCTGTCAGGTCACTCTTCACCACCCCACCCCCAAAACCAGCTCTGTGCTGAGGCTCATCCCGAGGCTGCATTTCTCAGCACACTGGTGctttgggggggggggcctAATAATCTTGTTTGCAGCTCAGTAATCCAGAGAGAAGAAGgatgacaggagagaagagagattAGGATCTGGAGGGGGGGGCAACTGGAGCTATATCTCAAAGGGAACAATCTGTTGTTGCTCTTTTAAGCCTTATCTGAGCAGGAAATATTAACTATAATGTATTGCTAGATATTAGAGGAGATGCCTTTGGCACTTTGAAAGTGGGACAGAAAATCAATCCATTAGATCTATGGCTACCACGATATATCCCTTTTATGAGTAAGGAGAAGATAATAGAGACAGCTGGTAGCTGTGAACTGTAATGTCATTAGAATCGGCATTTGAAGATTATAAGTGGTAAAACTGGTCATTAATGGAGGTAACGAATGGCATCATCATATCAGATAGCTAACAAAAACGGACAGTCAGAAAGAAATTGGAAATTCAGgagatggacagacagcagccaaatatattaaaaaagtctTTATCTGTGAGAAAGATTTAATAGTTCTTCAACTTAGGTCTGACacacaaacctgattccaaaaatgttgggaatAAATAAACGTAAATTTGAAaagtttgtactgttttcaattaagcaTATGTCTAAAAGGATTAGCAAACCatcgcattctgttttattcatgttttacacagcgtcccaactcttCTGAATCCGGATTGTATAACTGCAACCTCCAAAGGGCGAATAATGATGTAAGTTACTGGCatctgtggtgtgtctgtgtatgtacaTTAAAGAAATGGATCAACTTTTTCAGAAATgcacttgtttgctttcttgctgtgagttagcttagcttagcacaaagactggaaacaagggaaacagctagccttccagcacctgtaaagctaATTAATGAACATGCTagatcttgtttgtttaatctataGAAAAGCTgaactgtaaaaacaagaagTTGCACTTGCAAGTCACTGCTCCCAAAATCATGCCGTGGCTTCTCAAAGATTTACCGCTTCACAAaatatcattcatttttaaagttattgAATATGCTGTCAGGCTGATGTCTCCTGTCTGACTGACCTGACATCCTCCAGCTTCCTGCTGATGGCTGAGCCCACATTGGAGAACGCTGCCGTAGCCTTCAGACTCGCCTGAGACAGTGTTTCAGATGTCCTCCTATAGCTgacagagagacggggagaCGGAGTGAGGGAGACGTGATgggcagcagaaagagaggaaatgagagagatggcaagagacagacagatcaaaGAGTGGAGGGAGGCATCACGGTCGGGACCGGATTCAAcgtctttttcattttcaaaagccTGAGAGCATCTGAATGCTGCTCATTTCCTATAATTTGAAGCCCATCAGCTTTCACACAGACAGCCTGTCGGGAGCACTGACATCTTCTTCCTTATTCTTCAGAGGAGAAAGAATCCTCTCCCAACAGAACAGACAGTTAGCCACATTTTCAGATATGGAAAAAAACCCCTCAGCATTATCAAACATGCAGAGAATCAGCACCCAACCATGCATTTGTTGAATAATAAAGCTGTTGGGAGTGTAAAAGGCGTTATGGCCTGAAATCAAGAGGCAAAAGCTTGATATTGTGGTGGAGTGTGGAGTACTAACGCGTTGGAGGTGGTGACCCCCTGCCAGGTCTTGGTGATGttttgtttcagctcattgaGCGGTGTGATGCCCAGCTTCCTCTTGATGTCCGCCAACTGCTTCTCCTTGACCGCAAGCACCTGGGACAGAGTCTGGATCTCAtcctccacctgcacacacacacatacagacagttAGATGGATCAAACGTCCAcagtttttatatttacaaatgACATGTTAAATCATGTCTAAATCTCCACTTTGCGAAACACAGGATATTATGAAGGATATTACGAAACGGGCTCggtaaacacagctcatttgcaaatgactgtttCACACAGCCTTTCCCAACAATACAATCATGGTGAaagagctgctggaaatactgGCGGTCACGGGAATTACAAATTGGCAAGTAATGCAACATCTGAAGCAAGGTAAGTGGTGGGATCAGCTACAGGGGGACCTGAGGTAGGGCACCTGAAATGAGCACCTTGCTATGGAAGGCAGTCCTCTCTATGGGCAAATTGTGAAATTTAAAGACCATCAAAGCATATACTACACAtgtacaattaaaaaaataaaataaaataaaataaataaatacaaaaatcttTTTAGTTTAAAtttagaagtaaaaaaaaatagcaggcTTTTAAAACTAATCCTTCTCAACAAGATTGGGTTCAACGCCTGATCTTGACTCCCTGAACCACCACCACTTTAATCCGTGATCCCCAACCTGACCTTGACCAACTCTTCTTGCAGCTCCTGCCGCTCCTCCTCCGTCAAGGCGGGGAACGGGGAAGAGGGACCGGCAGTCATCACTGCATCTTCTCCCATCTCTGGGACTGAGTCCGGATGCTGCTGGGAATctggagggagaaaatgaaaaatgttagCGAAGTCCACACATCCTCTCACTTGGCAAGTCGTGTGCATCCACTTTGGCTGTGGAATATTTATAGATTCTTACTTCTTAAAGACGTTTAAGTGCCCATGTTCGCTGTGTGACAGTGAACAGGTGGTGCGAGAGGAGAGGCCGATGTTGGTTGTCAAAGTAAAGCTGTTGTGCCGTTCCGTAGCACACAAAAATGTGAATGATATCAGAGAGTAAGACTAGGAAAATTAACAATGCTAAACATGCTGTTTGATGAAAGGTGGCAGCCAAGAGGAAAAAGCTTTTCATGCTCCCAAACATAAGTTTCCATTCCTACTGTACGGCTGCACAAAACACCTTCtcatattttgtcatattttcacTCCACACATAGAGCGTACAGTGGCTTTGATGTTGCCGTCTCTGGCAGAGCTTTgcccagcaggagcagcagtgcATCAATAATACAAAGGACTTTCTAGATAGAGACATCCTGGGCTCAGACGACGTGAGAGAACACACGAGCTGAGAGGCTGTTAGGACCTGTCAGTCAAAAGGACAACAGCGGGTGAGGATGTTCTAGGCCGGATCCGAGCCGGGACGGGAGACACAAACGTGCCTCTGaggcagtttttctttttatctggtCTTTCCTAGAATTTAAAAGATTCGCAGTGAGAGTAAAAATatagaaacaaaagacaaaaatatgacagcctgaaaaaaaaagaggaaaggagtaTACTGTGCCATTAGCTCCgcagggaggagagcagagctgaagcaTGAACTGAGGAGAGGCCCAaacagatctgagatcagattGGCCTTGTTAAAGTCATTTAACTTCTGGACCCACTGGCCATGGCACTAGCAAGACCATTTGGGTGGGTGTGGCACGTTGCCCCTTGTAAATAAAGTAGGAAGCTGAACAACATTGTTTAACTGGCTGGTTGTTTTTGGTTATCAACTTATttaactgataaaaacaaaacaaaccaataagtaaataaaaacatttgatgttaaaaaaaaagtcactgcGCCCGGCcgaggtgctggtaggtgaaTGTTGTTacctttgggcagagccaggctgtgACCCCTGTTTTCTGTATTCATGCTAAACTaggctaactggctgctggctgcagcttcacacctAACATTCAAATAATAGAGTGGTATCAATGCTCCCAGCTTCCTGCAAGAGAGCAAATATACGCATTTCCCAAAACGTCAAGCGATTCTTTTCAGGTACATTCAGATTAGCAAACAAAGGTCTAGACAGCACCACAGACTCAGGTCTCACACTTGAAATATTACATCAAATAACACTGTAAACTGTATAATAATCTGtgcttaaacaaacaaatattccTTGTTTATATTTTATAGTTCTGATTACATTAGTTAGATCTGCAGCAACTGACCGCtgaacatcaaacacacaaaaaagcaggCCTTTCCAAACATTAGCCATCGACTGAACCCATGTTTACAAAAGGCTGCGCAGCAGTAACTTAATAAAAGGCTGGTAAGCAGTGTTTCGCTGCCCTCCCTGGTTCAATGTCTCAAGGCTGTTTCACCTCTGACCACGCCCAGCATCCCTGACGGATGCGGTCAGCTGCGCACTCTTTCCACGCTACGATCCCTGACCCTGAACTATCTCTTTCACTCGACAAACcccacatcctctcctcccacctcatTCCAAACACTTGGCGCCCTTCCTCTTTCATCTCACACCCCAATACTCCCAAAATGTTTGGCGAGGACAGAGATACCAAAATCACAAGGATCTAGCAACGTACGGGATCCTCCCACAAAGACCACGAAGGAATGTCCTCGCCGGAGAGGATTTCTCAGCCTAGTGTTAACACAAGCTCAGGACTGGGCCGTGCCATCACTCGCTCTAACATTAATTAACACCACGGGAATAAGAAGGGTTGATTGGGTAAGTCTCAAGTGAAAATATTTATGTCAAAACATGCAAGTGATTAAACTGAAAATTAGTCCATCATTTAACTGAGGAAATAGAGGCAGACGTTACAGTAATTAAGTGAGAAGATATACAGTGGAAATGCTTTATTCAGCCTCGAGCGCTGAAACCACCCCCACAGTTCCTCTGAAGCATTCATCTGCCCTCAAGCTCTTTTTCCCCTCATAACACTTTCTCTCATATTTGCTCTTTCCTCCCATTACTGTGTGATGCAGCAGtggccctctctctctctctcacacacacacctgcttacATTGACAGAATCGTGTAATGGATGGCTGTGCTTCAGTCACCAATGGGACGGTTTCCGAGGCGACAGTGAAAGTCCAGTGCCTCCTCGGGGTGAGAAGAACTAGTTCTGTGGGCCGATACCTCGCCTGGGCATTCTGCTATGTAAAGTTTGTTATACTTTCCTGCAGGCAGCAATGTGAGATCTCTATGTGAGTGTGGGGGTTGGTATGTGGCAAATGTATGCCTTGGAGGTGTGTTTCATGtagcaagagagaaagaaaaggcacaatgggagagagagagaaagagagacgttTATATGTGGGTGTAGGCAGAAGTTTGGCTTGCTACACCAAACTGCATACCCGCCCACATTGCAGCCCTACCCCTCTGCTTCAGCTCATTTCCTCTTGGACTAACATGCACTGCCCCACGGCCACGTGACTCTCTGTAGCTTTCAAATCCATAACAGCTAATTAGAAAAGCGAGGCTGTAAAGCTGATGCATGGCTGAAAAGAGCAACATTTCAACACACTCGCCAAACTCCCAGCACAAAATTATCTTTTCTGTTGTGATAAGTAGTCaaaaacaaagctctgcaaatgtgtgtctgcatgaatCATTCGATAACTGCAATATAGTTACTGCTTGGTTATTATGACATAACTACTTTTTAGATCTGTAAGCAGCGCCAAGAAATGTGGATTTGATAGATTACTATCTTTAGCCTGGAAGATGAGTCAAGTTTTAAGACAGTCttacttttaaaatatgatAAGCACGACATAATTAAAGACCCAATAACAGATTTGTGTAAAAATAGAATCCTCCATACCTCcgcagacaaaaacaaaacatcaaaagctttttctttttctgcggCCGTGTGGCAAAgatgctttaaaaaacaaaaagcgaTCAGCAGAACCAAAGGTCATGCTACATTTGTTATAAGGACGTTTCTGGCTCACTCCGATCCAAACTCAGCTGATGATATTAAATTATCCCTGATTCGCTGGACTAAGTTTCCCAAAAGCTTATGATAATCAAATGAACTTTAGTTTGTGAGACAGCAAGACACGGTCAGAGACACAGCACATAGGCTGCCACCAACATGTGGTCCTGACACACTGTGCATTATAATATTGACTTATTCAACAGAACAGAGTGTGATGGAAAGTTTTACTCCATGAATAGCATGTGGTATCTAATTCCTATATTTAAATGAATGGCTGTCACATTGAAAGACAGAACAACATTTTTACATGCCAACACCTTCATGGCATGAAATGATGTTTAACTTTGAGAAAGCAGACCCAGCGAGGTGCACGCCAGCGTGAGCAAATCTCACACAGCTCTTCTCCAAGACACCCAATCCAACAAGAGTTTTCAGCTACCTTGCTGGAAAAGATGTGAGCCTACTGTGTcttgaaaaatgatgaagaaacacactgatgaaggCAAAATGGGCAGCAGGTTGTACTCAAGAGGAGTTGTGTGTGATAATAACTGTAACCATAGTAACATAATCTGAATCTGGGAGGAAGTGTGATGActttcttaaaatgtttttaaaaagtcgACTAGAAGTGCGACAACTGAATAGAAGCAAACTAAAAATTGGCACAAGCTGCTGTCACGCGCAGACACCCGCAcccgcacacgcacacgcgcgcacacacacacacacacacacacacacacactgcccggcctctccccttcctccttgTGATTACCTCTGGTTTTGTCAGCTGGGGAGCTGGGCGGCGTGGTGCTGTAGGTTGGGGAGAGGTAGAGGTAGTTGGTGTTGACTCCTTGTTCAAAGTCGAACGGAGAGTGGTATTCCTCCAGGGGCTCCATCTTTACAGCTTGCAGTGTGCTGTTGTTCGGAGAGTGACCGTCACCTCCCTACCACCACCGCCACTACCTCAGCAAAGACAGCCAAGTGCTGATTGTCTGCATGTGATCCCGGCGTATGTTGGCTCTGTGACTCCTTGTGTACGCCGCCCTGGACTCTTATGGTGTGGGTGACACAATATCCAAGTGTGTGTATTAACGTGGGAGGAGGTTTTTATTGGCTTTCAGGTAGTCAAAAGGTCAGAGTGAGAGTGCAGTAATGGCGGTTTTCCTTCTTGCGTTTCTGCAGCAGGCCAAGGTGTTACGATTCCTCTGCTCCTGTCTTGCTGTTAATAAGTTACCTGTCCCTTCAAGCAGCTGTTGCACCAGGCAGAAACAACCTCCCGCCTCCTCTCCACCGTAATCCCAAAGGTCAATTCTCAGTCCATCCTTCAAACATCCGTTTGCGCAATCAGTGTCATTTTCAGGTCCTGGTGGCTATTAGCAGAGCTAGTGCTGTCGTGATATTGCGTGACTCCAGTTTTTAGGTCTCTCTGACATTTCCCTCCTTCGCGCACTTTCCGTCATCAAGCCTGACATCcaaggaggaaataaaagaggTCCCATTTGTGTGAGCTGGTCACGtggtatgcgtgtgtgtgtgtgtgtatgtgtggtagCGAGGCATTAGATGAAAAGAATAATCTGCAGTGTCCCAGATTACAGCGAAGCACTAATCCAGGGTGGTCAGTCCAGCTTGGAGCAGCAGTAATGCTAGTCAGATAGGACGGAGGGGAGAGGATGCCAGGGGCTACACTTGgtactgtgtgtgcacttgAGGGAAAGTGCTCTATGTGTGGTAAAGAGAGCACGTACATGTGCATGTGCCAATGTGTATGATCATACTGGGGCTGTACCTAATCACCCTTTTCATTATCCAtcaaattattttctccattaattgattGGTGCATGaaatgtgaccaaaaaaaaagaaagaaaaaaaacctacatCACATTTCTAAAGGCCTGAGTTGATATATTCAAGAgagatttattttaatatgaTAGAAAGCCAACAACTATTCAAATTTGAGAAGATGAAACCAATgatattttggcatttttgcagTAGTCAGGAAGTGAGAGTACATTGGAGCTGCATGAAATCGGGATTATTGCAAGTGAACTATTCCTAGTAGGAAGCACGAAtcaaattcaaatgtaaatttGCTCTAAGATTATTCTGATACACCTTAGGACAGAGCATCTAGGTTCCAGTTCTGGTTGAACACGGACTACTGAAAATCTATTGGAAATGAAGGACAAAGAAACCCAGATCCACATAGATTAGACTAATGCTAATGAGAACAGCTCATCCTAACTGCCTAAAACTGCATAAGAAATGTCTGAGAAAAAGAACAGATCATATGATCAGTGCAAAAAGCTACACAGAGTTCCCATCCACCATCTCTCTGTGGTTCAGAGCCAGAcgagcatgtttgtgtgatctCCAGGAAATTCTCTGCATTAAGAGACGAGGACAGGGTGCTGTCCTGGAAGCACTAAGGCAGTGGGGGACAAATTCCACAATAATCCAAGTCAAAGTGAAGAGAATGGAGTTTTCATCTCTCCACTTGAGCTGTGTGTGcttaaaaatacatgaaaggTTAACTATTTTTACAGACAGAAGCTATGGTGTTCTGTACAAATCACTTGGGTCATGCAAGGCTATCACGTGAGGCTAGCTACTGTAACTGTGATGTGCCCTCATATGCAGAGTCAGGCTTTACTGCACTGTGCTTCCACTCAGCAAGGTCAGCCCAggaagggacacacacacacagtcactcatcGCAAACTATCAAGtatcaacatgcacacatgcacgaaAATAGGCCCACATCAAGGACAATGAATCGTTTCCAacatccctcctctctgtctgctgacatCTTTGGTCTTTTGATTCTTTTTTATTAGGAAGAAAGCAAATTGTACATCATAATTGCTAGTATAAGTCTAAGATGGACAGATTCACCAAAACTAAACACATATACAGGCTTTTCACTCATACTTCACTACACCCCCTTTTCAtagtaaaaaaaatccactgtaACTATAAAAGTGAGACACATCACTGAGACACAGTGAGACTGCACCGTTCTAAGAAAAAATAATATAGTGGCAAaataactgtgaaaatgaaattagtGCTTTTTACATCATCATTAATACTCAACATTACTTCCACTCTgcagccctcctgaccagttaGGCCACTGATTCCTGAGTGACACTGGATTCTTgtgttcttaaaaaaaaaggtttgaattGGATAAATTCTTAAGTATTATTTTTGATgattataaaaatgaaaatttgataGATTACTTTGACAGTAATCTCTAACCAAAAAATTCCAGCGTGCTCTTGGATT of the Chelmon rostratus isolate fCheRos1 chromosome 16, fCheRos1.pri, whole genome shotgun sequence genome contains:
- the tpd52 gene encoding tumor protein D52 encodes the protein MEDTEKDSQQHPDSVPEMGEDAVMTAGPSSPFPALTEEERQELQEELVKVEDEIQTLSQVLAVKEKQLADIKRKLGITPLNELKQNITKTWQGVTTSNAYRRTSETLSQASLKATAAFSNVGSAISRKLEDVRNAPTFKTFGEKVETLKTKMSPSASATTPNDRDDGSPATDSLLGQPEGSPTQEAPMN